The region TAAAGGTCAGCGTCAGCGTTTGCTGCGTTACGCCTTCATGCCCCGGTTGTTGACGGAACACATAGAACCAGGTGTTAGTGCCAAAAGGATCGGACATCATCGGCGTACCCAGAGCATAAGCGACCTGTTGTTGTGTCATACCAACACGAATTTTGGATACGTCGTTAGCGGTCAGATAGTTTCCCTGGTTGATG is a window of Citrobacter sp. Marseille-Q6884 DNA encoding:
- the bamE gene encoding outer membrane protein assembly factor BamE, which gives rise to MRCKTLTAAAAVLLMLTAGCSTLERVVYRPDINQGNYLTANDVSKIRVGMTQQQVAYALGTPMMSDPFGTNTWFYVFRQQPGHEGVTQQTLTLTFNSSGVLTNIDNKPALTENK